A part of Jiangella alba genomic DNA contains:
- a CDS encoding helicase C-terminal domain-containing protein, with protein sequence MTGNDSAPRSLADDLRARADDELAALLRARPDLLVPVPADVSQLASRATTRASAVRALDRLDRFTLQTVDALMILPAPVSVSGLREALGADVDAALTTLRTQALVWGPDDDLRLPRIVHEIVGPHPAGLGPPARQALLALSPSRLAAIMDGLGLSRTGTHAADVDAVAGVLTDPAALTALLDDLTDDARSALAALTPGPPTGRIDDALREVHRATARTPIDLLLAVGLLVPVDATTVVLPREVALHLRGGRVHTDLQLAPPTPSVTERTPDIVDRTAGAGAFDLTRKVELLLDTWAAEPPPVLRTGGLGVRDLRRLPELLDTDEAGAALIAEVAYTAGLVAVGDDLDEVWLPTPEFDAWRRDDPPRRWAVLVQAWLTTSRVAGLAGGRDEKDRPIPPLGRDLERPAAPELRRLALAELAALPAGWAPDLVGVLAALQWRRPRRAGRFRDDLVRWTLREAEQLGLTGMGAFASFARPFLEGRGAERVVAAAADAVRPSLPQPLDHVLLQADLTAIAPGPLRADLERELSLLSDVESRGGASVHRFTAGSLRRALDAGRTAADVHAFLATISRTPVPQPLTYLVDDVARTHGQLRVGAASAFVRCDDEATLAAIVADPRSSSLGLRRLAPTVLASSIAANTLVERLRQLGFSPVPEAADGSIVIGRSEPRRASARFASRSGPAEFAAPEETLLGAAVRALRAGDRSRAERPADGGRAGRLGRTTAATTLADLREALETGTTVWIGYVDQHGATTERLVDPARIDGGWLSAFDHRSGEVRSFAVHRISGVAPVDAA encoded by the coding sequence ATGACCGGGAACGACTCGGCTCCGCGCAGTCTTGCCGACGACCTGCGCGCCCGCGCCGACGACGAGCTGGCGGCGCTGCTGCGTGCCCGGCCCGACCTGCTGGTGCCGGTTCCCGCCGACGTCTCGCAACTGGCCTCGCGGGCGACCACCCGGGCGTCGGCCGTGCGGGCGCTGGACCGGCTCGACCGGTTCACCCTCCAGACCGTCGACGCCCTGATGATCTTACCGGCTCCCGTCAGCGTCTCCGGCCTGCGCGAGGCCCTGGGCGCCGACGTCGACGCGGCGCTGACGACGCTGCGCACCCAGGCGCTGGTGTGGGGCCCCGACGACGACCTGCGGCTGCCGCGCATCGTGCACGAGATCGTCGGTCCGCATCCGGCCGGGCTCGGGCCGCCCGCCCGCCAGGCGCTGCTCGCGCTGTCGCCGTCGCGGCTGGCGGCCATCATGGACGGCCTCGGGCTCAGCCGCACCGGCACGCACGCGGCCGACGTCGACGCCGTCGCGGGGGTGCTCACCGACCCGGCCGCGCTGACGGCGCTGCTCGACGACCTCACCGACGACGCGCGGTCGGCGCTCGCGGCCCTCACGCCGGGCCCGCCGACCGGCCGCATCGACGACGCGCTGCGCGAGGTGCACCGGGCCACGGCGCGGACGCCGATCGACCTGCTGCTCGCGGTCGGGCTGCTGGTGCCGGTCGACGCCACCACGGTGGTGCTGCCGCGGGAGGTCGCGCTGCACCTGCGCGGCGGCCGCGTCCACACCGACCTCCAGCTCGCGCCGCCGACGCCATCGGTCACCGAGCGCACGCCCGACATCGTCGACCGCACGGCGGGCGCGGGCGCGTTCGACCTCACCCGGAAGGTCGAGCTGCTGCTCGACACCTGGGCGGCCGAGCCGCCGCCGGTCCTGCGCACCGGCGGGCTGGGCGTGCGCGATCTACGCCGGCTGCCGGAACTGCTCGACACCGACGAGGCCGGCGCGGCGCTGATCGCGGAGGTCGCGTACACCGCCGGTCTGGTCGCGGTCGGCGACGACCTCGACGAGGTGTGGCTGCCGACGCCCGAGTTCGACGCGTGGCGGCGCGACGACCCGCCCCGCCGCTGGGCCGTCCTCGTCCAGGCGTGGCTCACCACCAGCCGGGTCGCCGGGCTGGCCGGCGGCCGCGACGAGAAGGACCGCCCCATTCCGCCGCTCGGCCGCGACCTCGAACGGCCCGCCGCGCCCGAGCTGCGCCGGCTGGCCCTGGCCGAGCTGGCCGCGCTGCCGGCCGGCTGGGCGCCCGACCTCGTCGGTGTGCTCGCGGCGCTGCAGTGGCGCCGTCCGCGCCGGGCCGGCCGGTTCCGCGACGACCTCGTCCGCTGGACGCTGCGCGAGGCCGAGCAGCTCGGGCTCACCGGCATGGGCGCGTTCGCGTCGTTCGCCCGGCCGTTCCTGGAGGGACGCGGCGCCGAGCGGGTCGTGGCGGCCGCGGCCGACGCCGTGCGGCCGAGCCTGCCGCAGCCGCTCGACCACGTCCTGCTGCAGGCCGACCTGACGGCCATCGCGCCGGGCCCGCTGCGGGCCGACCTCGAGCGCGAGCTGAGCCTGCTCTCCGACGTCGAGAGCCGCGGCGGCGCGTCCGTGCACCGGTTCACGGCCGGCTCGCTGCGCCGGGCGCTCGACGCCGGCCGCACCGCCGCCGACGTGCACGCGTTCCTGGCGACCATCTCGCGCACCCCGGTGCCGCAGCCGCTCACGTACCTCGTCGACGACGTCGCGCGGACGCACGGGCAGCTGCGGGTGGGCGCGGCGTCGGCGTTCGTGCGCTGCGACGACGAAGCCACGCTGGCCGCCATCGTGGCCGACCCGCGCTCGTCCAGCCTGGGCCTGCGCCGGCTGGCGCCCACGGTGCTCGCGTCCTCGATCGCGGCGAACACGCTGGTCGAGCGGTTGCGGCAGCTCGGGTTCAGCCCGGTGCCGGAGGCCGCCGACGGGTCCATCGTCATCGGCCGGTCAGAGCCGCGACGGGCGTCGGCCCGGTTCGCCTCGCGCTCGGGGCCGGCCGAGTTCGCCGCGCCCGAAGAGACGTTGCTCGGCGCCGCCGTCCGGGCGCTGCGGGCCGGCGACCGGTCGCGGGCCGAGCGTCCGGCCGACGGCGGGCGCGCGGGACGGCTCGGCCGCACCACGGCCGCCACGACGCTGGCCGACCTGCGCGAGGCGCTCGAGACCGGCACGACGGTCTGGATCGGCTACGTCGACCAACACGGCGCCACCACCGAGCGTCTGGTCGACCCCGCCCGCATCGACGGCGGCTGGCTGTCGGCGTTCGACCACCGCAGCGGCGAGGTCCGCTCGTTCGCCGTCCACCGCATCAGCGGCGTCGCGCCCGTCGACGCCGCCTGA
- a CDS encoding CHAT domain-containing protein: MTSGSTSAAVAADQLPGLAMSSPDEAARAARAVLSGAATPVDETYALQALGIVQRERGEVGRALRSVRRGIRVGREHGLGARVTDLEASLGTVLALAGRRRPAFAAFDSALDGAEPAERARVLVRRAAVCFFFQDLDGARRDSHEAAAVLERHDDPAWEARARSNLAGALLGLGRFAEADREFARAQELIESTGERYQATIIVQNRGDCAHRMGDLPRALRLLYDARRRYDELGVVPPEVVRDLAVVQLAAGLTEDAAGTADELVAVLDGARDSALRRSDGFIAAAIVHLAAGNPSRAADLARKAARSSRRQGHDDAERHARVVVLRAQAEAGAVTKRHARAAAALAAELTDRYASERLDALVLAGRLASATGLQELAGEALRTAAAGRRGRGSALRRATGWYAQALLAESAGDRRAMLRACGRGLDVLDTHALSLGATELRARATVHGSDLAALATRRVAVDGTARELLRWTERWRGTLHSLPWPAARHDAELAAELGRLRAVGSLIGSHADEAERRRIEERIRRHVHGRETAGPRTTRRRLDVGELLDALGDRTLVSIVGLRGGRFHAVVARGGRLKHVVAGDSGAALDEVEYAKFALRGAAVAADAVAGVLLAAAEPGLARLQETMLGPVVRELGDGPVVLVPPSTMQSVPWGALPALRDRDVTVAPSATAWLRARTSTPPPDRSVALIAGADLASSGAEVGVLAGVYTDATVLTGDDATADAALAALDGSWLAHIGAHGRYRGDNPMFSSLELADGPLTVFDIERLQSPPYRLLLTACESGVGSPTGADELLGLTTSLSALGTAGLLATVVPVSDAASVDLSLVVHERLRTGDDLGAALLAARRAAAGARDRATAWSFLALGGA, from the coding sequence GTGACCTCGGGAAGCACGTCGGCGGCGGTAGCCGCGGATCAGTTGCCCGGGCTGGCGATGTCGAGTCCCGACGAGGCGGCCCGGGCCGCTCGTGCCGTGCTGTCCGGAGCGGCGACGCCGGTGGACGAGACGTACGCGTTGCAGGCGCTCGGCATCGTCCAGCGGGAGCGCGGCGAGGTGGGCCGCGCCCTCCGCTCGGTGCGTCGTGGCATCCGGGTGGGGCGCGAACACGGGCTCGGCGCTCGGGTCACCGATCTGGAGGCCAGTCTCGGCACGGTGCTCGCGCTGGCCGGACGGCGACGGCCGGCGTTCGCGGCTTTCGACAGCGCACTCGACGGTGCCGAGCCGGCCGAGCGGGCCCGGGTACTCGTGCGCCGAGCGGCGGTCTGCTTCTTCTTCCAGGACCTCGACGGCGCGCGCCGCGACAGCCACGAGGCGGCCGCGGTTCTGGAACGTCATGACGACCCGGCGTGGGAAGCGCGAGCTCGCAGCAATCTCGCCGGTGCGCTCCTGGGACTCGGACGGTTCGCCGAGGCCGACCGCGAGTTCGCCCGCGCGCAGGAGCTGATCGAGTCGACCGGCGAGCGCTATCAAGCGACGATCATCGTGCAGAACAGGGGCGATTGCGCGCACCGGATGGGGGACCTGCCGCGGGCGCTGCGACTGCTCTATGACGCGCGCCGGCGATATGACGAGCTGGGCGTCGTTCCGCCGGAGGTGGTGCGCGACCTCGCGGTGGTGCAGTTGGCGGCCGGGCTGACGGAGGACGCGGCGGGGACGGCGGACGAGCTGGTGGCGGTGCTGGACGGCGCCAGGGACTCCGCGCTGCGCCGGTCCGACGGGTTCATCGCGGCCGCCATCGTGCACCTCGCGGCGGGCAACCCGAGCCGGGCCGCCGACCTGGCCAGAAAGGCGGCCCGGTCGAGCCGGCGGCAGGGGCACGACGACGCTGAGCGGCACGCGCGGGTGGTGGTGCTGCGGGCGCAGGCGGAGGCCGGCGCCGTCACGAAGCGGCATGCCCGGGCGGCGGCCGCGCTGGCGGCGGAGCTGACCGACCGCTACGCCTCCGAGCGCCTCGACGCGCTGGTGCTGGCGGGCCGGCTGGCGTCGGCGACGGGGCTGCAGGAGCTGGCGGGTGAGGCGCTGCGGACGGCGGCGGCCGGACGCCGCGGCCGTGGGTCGGCGCTGCGCCGCGCCACCGGCTGGTACGCGCAGGCCCTGCTGGCCGAGTCCGCCGGCGACCGGCGGGCCATGCTGCGCGCCTGCGGCCGCGGCCTGGACGTCCTCGACACGCACGCGCTGTCGCTCGGCGCGACGGAGCTGCGGGCCCGCGCGACGGTGCACGGCAGCGACCTCGCGGCGCTCGCGACGCGGCGGGTGGCGGTCGACGGGACGGCGCGAGAGCTGCTGCGGTGGACGGAGCGCTGGCGCGGCACGCTGCACTCGCTGCCCTGGCCGGCGGCCCGCCACGACGCCGAGCTGGCCGCCGAGCTGGGCCGGCTGCGCGCCGTCGGCAGCCTCATCGGCAGCCACGCCGACGAGGCGGAGCGGCGGCGCATCGAGGAACGCATCCGCCGTCACGTGCACGGCCGGGAGACGGCCGGCCCGCGGACCACCCGCCGCCGGCTCGACGTCGGCGAGCTGCTCGACGCGCTCGGCGACCGCACGCTGGTCAGCATCGTCGGGCTGCGCGGCGGCCGGTTCCATGCCGTCGTCGCGCGTGGGGGCCGGTTGAAGCACGTGGTCGCGGGCGACTCCGGCGCCGCGCTGGACGAGGTCGAGTACGCCAAGTTCGCGCTGCGCGGCGCCGCGGTGGCCGCCGACGCCGTCGCGGGCGTGCTGCTGGCCGCCGCCGAGCCCGGCCTGGCCCGGCTGCAGGAGACGATGCTCGGCCCGGTGGTCCGCGAACTGGGCGACGGGCCGGTCGTGCTGGTGCCGCCGTCGACCATGCAGTCGGTGCCGTGGGGCGCGCTGCCCGCGCTGCGGGACCGGGACGTGACGGTGGCGCCGTCGGCGACCGCCTGGCTGCGCGCCCGCACCAGCACACCGCCGCCCGACCGGAGCGTCGCGCTGATCGCCGGCGCCGACCTCGCGTCGTCGGGGGCGGAGGTCGGCGTGCTGGCCGGCGTCTACACCGACGCGACCGTGCTGACCGGCGACGACGCCACCGCCGACGCCGCGCTGGCCGCGTTGGATGGGTCGTGGCTGGCGCACATCGGCGCGCACGGCCGCTACCGCGGCGACAACCCGATGTTCTCGTCGCTGGAGCTGGCCGACGGCCCGCTGACGGTGTTCGACATCGAGCGGCTGCAGTCGCCGCCGTACCGCCTGCTGCTGACGGCGTGCGAGTCCGGCGTCGGCTCGCCCACCGGCGCCGACGAGCTGCTGGGTCTGACGAC
- a CDS encoding TetR/AcrR family transcriptional regulator, with protein MVVPEQKPRRRLSKDVWADAALAAIAEGGLAAVAVEPLAARLQTTKGSFYWHFPTRDALLDAALARWEERTTTDVAAEITALPDDPELRLRRLVTRVAGMAERDPVGPALLASAGHPRVAAALDRVTRTRIDLIVSIFEDMGFPPAAAARRALLAYSAYLGHAELTHSTPEVLPAAPEERQAYLDDVLRALTAR; from the coding sequence ATGGTGGTGCCCGAGCAGAAGCCCCGCCGCCGGCTCTCCAAGGACGTCTGGGCCGACGCGGCGCTGGCGGCCATCGCCGAGGGCGGGCTGGCCGCCGTCGCGGTCGAGCCGCTCGCGGCCCGGCTTCAGACCACCAAGGGCAGCTTCTACTGGCACTTCCCGACCCGCGACGCGCTGCTCGACGCCGCGCTGGCCCGGTGGGAGGAGCGCACCACCACCGACGTCGCGGCCGAGATCACGGCGCTCCCCGACGACCCCGAGCTGCGCCTGCGCCGGCTCGTCACCCGGGTCGCCGGCATGGCCGAGCGCGACCCCGTGGGTCCGGCGCTGCTGGCCTCGGCCGGACATCCGCGGGTCGCGGCGGCGCTGGACCGGGTGACGCGCACCCGCATCGACCTGATCGTCTCGATCTTCGAGGACATGGGCTTCCCACCCGCCGCGGCCGCCCGCCGCGCCCTGCTCGCCTACAGCGCGTACCTCGGCCACGCCGAGCTGACCCACTCGACGCCGGAGGTCCTGCCGGCCGCGCCGGAGGAGCGACAGGCCTACCTCGACGACGTCCTGCGCGCGCTCACAGCGCGCTGA
- a CDS encoding NAD(P)/FAD-dependent oxidoreductase → MSYDVIVVGARVAGAATALLLARAGLRVLAVDRVAFPSDTVSSHQVQVPAAARLARWGVLDRLVAAGTPPAREVRFDSGRVVLTGRYPSVDGVDALYSPRRTLLDAVLVDAARSAGAEVRERFRLEELVWRDGMVTGIRGRGARGPAVTERARLVIGADGKHSAVAAAVGARVRWSAPVRTFASYGYWSGVPLPSAELYHRDGHVVAAFPTGDGLSVVYAATPLARFAAARRDLTAHHLTVLDRCGDLGARVRSGVLAERLRTTPDLPNVVRASHGPGWALAGDAGAVMDPVTAQGISHALADAESLARAVVAGLAGGRPLGAALVAWERRRDRRLRPMYDLTLRTAALRPRRTDHALFAALARQPAEVGRFLGALAGIVPADRYFTPRVVLPLVGAAALRRAMSGG, encoded by the coding sequence ATGAGCTACGACGTGATCGTGGTCGGCGCCCGGGTGGCCGGTGCGGCGACGGCCCTGCTGCTGGCCCGCGCCGGCCTGCGCGTGCTCGCCGTCGACCGCGTGGCGTTCCCTTCCGACACCGTCTCCTCTCATCAGGTGCAGGTGCCCGCGGCCGCGCGGCTGGCTCGCTGGGGCGTGCTCGATCGCCTGGTCGCCGCGGGCACGCCGCCGGCCCGCGAGGTCCGGTTCGACTCCGGCCGGGTGGTGCTGACCGGCCGCTACCCGTCCGTCGACGGCGTCGACGCGCTCTACAGCCCACGGCGCACGCTGCTCGACGCCGTCCTGGTCGACGCGGCGCGGTCGGCCGGCGCCGAGGTACGGGAGCGGTTCCGGCTGGAGGAGCTGGTGTGGCGGGACGGCATGGTGACGGGGATCCGCGGCCGGGGCGCACGCGGCCCGGCCGTCACCGAGAGGGCACGCCTGGTGATCGGCGCGGACGGCAAGCACTCGGCCGTCGCGGCCGCCGTCGGAGCGCGGGTGCGGTGGAGCGCGCCGGTCCGGACGTTCGCCAGCTACGGGTACTGGTCGGGCGTGCCGCTGCCGTCGGCGGAGCTGTACCACCGCGACGGGCACGTGGTCGCCGCGTTCCCCACGGGCGACGGGCTGAGCGTGGTGTACGCGGCGACGCCGCTGGCGCGGTTCGCCGCCGCTCGACGCGACCTGACCGCGCACCACCTCACCGTCCTGGACCGCTGCGGCGACCTCGGCGCCCGGGTGCGGTCGGGCGTCCTGGCTGAACGGCTGCGCACCACGCCCGACCTGCCGAACGTCGTGCGCGCGTCGCACGGCCCCGGCTGGGCGCTGGCCGGTGACGCGGGCGCCGTCATGGACCCGGTCACCGCCCAGGGGATCTCGCACGCCCTCGCCGACGCCGAGTCGCTGGCCCGCGCCGTCGTGGCCGGGCTCGCGGGCGGGCGGCCCTTGGGCGCGGCGCTGGTCGCCTGGGAGCGCCGGCGCGACCGGCGCCTCCGCCCGATGTACGACCTCACCCTGCGCACGGCCGCGCTGCGTCCGCGTCGCACCGACCACGCCCTCTTCGCGGCACTGGCCCGGCAGCCGGCGGAGGTCGGCCGGTTCCTCGGCGCCCTGGCCGGCATCGTCCCGGCGGACCGCTACTTCACGCCGCGGGTGGTCCTGCCGCTCGTCGGGGCCGCTGCCCTGCGCCGGGCGATGTCCGGTGGGTGA
- a CDS encoding S8/S53 family peptidase, protein MQPDRERLHQEFERLRENSARRTKERGFELAARWNRDETAIEYLYRQGQLICDERDLDTVLEAFDQLRIDRPEVTEGPVGLAVLHVPDTDAAEIAAKLADILGDERIVAPNHVLDAQVHMSMCPATEPVPTYGPIPVLGEPVGPGRPKVAVVDTGYLPVVAKDSGFGRFSAVKKYEIDDDVYVPGTDEIRPYGGHGTATTARLLAVSGAEAVQVEVRDCLIGGAVDELAIVEDLEKVVRAGVDVVSVQAGLYARHGATPKAFDMLYRRVVSKHPETVIVAAAGNHGTDVPFWPAAYSWVTAVGALTTGGDYRAPWSNFGYWVDAYTPGESTVIPYPNGRYDYIDETSARFSNGHAIWSGTSFAAPVVAGLIARRMVEREVSAPVARHIVLQEAAIGALHHTGPRLIV, encoded by the coding sequence ATGCAACCTGATCGCGAACGGCTACACCAGGAGTTCGAGCGGCTGCGGGAGAACAGCGCTCGGCGCACCAAGGAACGGGGGTTCGAACTCGCCGCTCGCTGGAACCGGGACGAGACGGCGATCGAGTATCTGTACCGCCAGGGCCAGCTGATCTGCGACGAGCGCGACCTCGACACCGTGCTCGAGGCGTTCGACCAGCTCCGGATCGATCGCCCCGAGGTGACGGAGGGCCCGGTCGGGCTGGCCGTCCTGCACGTCCCGGACACCGACGCGGCGGAGATCGCCGCCAAGCTGGCCGACATCCTCGGCGACGAGCGCATCGTCGCGCCCAACCACGTGCTCGACGCTCAGGTGCACATGTCGATGTGCCCGGCCACCGAGCCCGTACCCACCTACGGGCCGATCCCGGTGCTCGGTGAGCCGGTCGGTCCCGGCCGGCCGAAGGTCGCCGTCGTCGACACCGGGTACCTGCCCGTCGTCGCCAAGGACTCCGGCTTCGGCCGGTTCTCGGCGGTGAAGAAGTACGAGATCGACGACGACGTCTACGTGCCGGGCACGGACGAGATCCGGCCGTACGGGGGTCACGGCACGGCGACGACGGCCCGGCTGCTGGCGGTGTCCGGCGCCGAGGCGGTCCAGGTCGAGGTTCGCGACTGCCTGATCGGCGGCGCGGTCGACGAGCTGGCGATCGTGGAGGATCTCGAGAAGGTCGTCCGCGCGGGCGTCGACGTCGTCAGCGTGCAGGCCGGTCTCTACGCGCGTCATGGCGCGACACCGAAGGCGTTCGACATGCTCTACCGGCGCGTCGTGAGCAAGCACCCGGAGACGGTCATCGTCGCCGCGGCGGGCAACCACGGCACCGACGTCCCGTTCTGGCCGGCGGCGTACAGCTGGGTGACGGCGGTCGGCGCGCTCACCACCGGTGGCGACTACCGGGCGCCGTGGAGCAACTTCGGCTACTGGGTCGACGCCTACACGCCGGGCGAGAGCACCGTCATCCCCTACCCGAACGGCCGGTACGACTACATCGACGAGACCTCGGCCCGGTTCAGCAACGGGCACGCGATCTGGTCCGGGACGTCGTTCGCGGCGCCGGTCGTGGCCGGGCTGATCGCCCGCCGCATGGTCGAGCGCGAGGTGTCCGCGCCGGTCGCACGGCACATCGTGCTGCAGGAAGCCGCCATCGGCGCACTGCACCACACCGGCCCGCGACTCATCGTCTGA
- a CDS encoding MFS transporter: MTQLDARQARTRYLILLALRWLPSGMLLPVLTLLPLERGLTLSELGLAAAAQGLVVFLLELPTGGFSDALGRRPVMVASGLVSLAGCALIFVADSFAVFALAFGVQGLYRALDSGPLESWYVDTVQARDPDADISVGLSRGGTVTGIAVGVGALLAGGLVALDPLSSVEALAVPVLVAAVLRAVAVVATIGLLVEARPRSGWPALTAAVREAPGVIRGSLRVVRASVVLQGLILIEVAWGFGATAYESLTPVRLAEVVEDAERAGAIMGPAAAAAWFASAAGAALAPRLAQRIGITATAAVTRVAQGVFVATMGLSLGAAGVVVAFIACYVIQGASSPMHMTLVHREVTEEHRVTIVSISSMVFQPAAALGLIALTAVGESTSLATAMVLGGVILAAAAVFYLPAYRAERRRAV, translated from the coding sequence ATGACGCAGCTCGACGCCCGGCAGGCCCGGACGCGTTACCTCATCCTGCTGGCCCTGCGCTGGCTGCCGTCCGGCATGCTGCTCCCGGTCCTGACACTGCTGCCGCTGGAGCGCGGGCTCACGCTATCCGAGCTCGGACTCGCCGCCGCGGCGCAGGGCCTCGTCGTGTTCCTGCTCGAGCTGCCCACCGGCGGGTTCTCCGACGCGCTCGGCCGGCGGCCGGTGATGGTGGCCTCCGGCCTGGTCAGCCTGGCCGGCTGCGCGTTGATCTTCGTCGCCGACTCGTTCGCGGTGTTCGCGCTGGCGTTCGGTGTGCAGGGCCTGTACCGGGCACTGGACAGCGGCCCGCTGGAGTCCTGGTACGTCGACACCGTCCAGGCCCGCGACCCGGACGCCGACATCTCGGTCGGCCTGTCCCGCGGTGGCACCGTCACCGGCATCGCCGTCGGCGTGGGCGCCCTGCTGGCCGGCGGCCTGGTCGCGCTCGACCCGCTGTCGTCGGTCGAGGCGCTGGCGGTGCCGGTGCTGGTAGCGGCGGTCCTGCGCGCCGTCGCGGTCGTCGCCACCATCGGCCTGCTGGTCGAGGCGCGACCGCGGTCGGGCTGGCCGGCCCTGACGGCGGCCGTGCGGGAGGCGCCGGGCGTCATCCGCGGAAGCCTGCGGGTGGTGCGCGCCTCCGTGGTGCTGCAGGGGCTGATCCTCATCGAGGTGGCCTGGGGGTTCGGGGCGACGGCGTACGAGTCGCTCACGCCGGTCCGGCTGGCCGAGGTGGTCGAGGACGCCGAACGGGCCGGCGCGATCATGGGTCCCGCGGCGGCCGCCGCCTGGTTCGCCTCGGCCGCCGGTGCGGCGCTGGCGCCACGCTTGGCTCAGCGCATCGGCATCACCGCCACCGCCGCCGTCACGCGGGTCGCCCAAGGCGTCTTCGTCGCCACGATGGGACTGTCGCTCGGCGCGGCCGGCGTGGTGGTGGCGTTCATCGCCTGCTACGTCATCCAGGGCGCGTCGAGCCCGATGCACATGACGCTGGTGCACCGCGAGGTCACCGAGGAGCACCGGGTCACGATCGTGTCGATCAGCTCGATGGTGTTCCAGCCCGCGGCCGCGCTCGGCCTGATCGCGCTGACGGCGGTCGGCGAGTCCACCTCGCTGGCGACAGCCATGGTTCTGGGCGGCGTGATCCTCGCCGCGGCGGCGGTGTTCTACCTTCCGGCGTACCGCGCGGAGCGGCGGCGGGCCGTCTAG